The genomic stretch GCAGAAGGATTTTACATGAGATTAAAGTTTGGAAAATTGATACAGGCCTTGTCACCGGCCCAGCTGATCGCATTATATTATTTTCTTGCAGTTACTGTGGCCGTTATATTGCTGAGTTTGCCGGCGGCCCATAAACCGGGGGCGGATTGGACGTTTATTGATGCGCTTTTTACAGCTGTCAGTTCAGTCAGTGTAACGGGGCTGACAGTTGTTGATACAGCTGATACATTCAGCACAATAGGGATTTTTATATTAGCATTTGTTCTGCAATTTGGCGGAATCGGAATTATGACGCTCGGAACGTTCATTTGGCTGATCATGGGAAAACGAATCGGGCTGAAAGAACGGAAGCTGATTATGGTTGATCAAAACCAATCCCAGTTTTCAGGAATTGTCAATCTGATGAAGCAGGTACTGTTTCTGATCTTGTGGATTGAATTTTTTGGCGGGCTGATACTCGGCACATATTTCTTAACCTACTATGACTCCTATCAGGAAGCCTATTTACACGGATTTTTTGCCAGTATCAGTGCAACGACAAACGGCGGATTTGATATTACCGGTAATTCGATGATTCCATTTCGCCACGATTACTTTGTGCAGTTTATTACAATGCTTTTAATTATATTTGGAGCGATTGGATTTCCCGTGCTTGTTGAAGTAAAGGATTTCCTGTTTTCAAAGCATCGGCGTTATCCATTTACGCTTTTTACAAAGATCACGACGATTACGTTCGGCTCACTTGTCTTGTTTGGAGCCATTGGCATCTTTGCCCTGGAAGCAAACCATGCGTTCGCAGGAAAATCATGGCATGATATTTTGTTTTTGTCCCTGTTTCAATCAACGGCAACCCGAAGCGGGGGGCTGGCAACAATCGATATCAGCCAATTATCAGATTCCACACTCTTTTTTATTTGTGCGCTGATGTTTATTGGAGCGTCGCCAAGCTCAGTCGGGGGAGGCATAAGGACAACGACTTTTGCTTTGAACCTTCTTGCGCTGTTTCATTTTGCCCGCGGCAATAAGGCCGTAAAGGTATTCAAACGGGAGCTTCACCCTGCTGACTTGATGAAGTCGCTTGTTGTCACGATGATGGCGATCCTGCTCGTTTTTGGCGCGACACTCATTCTGACCATTACAGAAAAACATTCCCTGCTGGAGCTTTTGTTTGAAGTGTGCTCGGCATTCGGTACAACCGGCCTATCGCTTGGAATTACGGCAGATTTGAGCAGTGTTGGAAAATGCGTCATTATGATTGTCATGTTTATCGGGCGAATCGGCATCTTGACCTTCCTGTATCTGATCGGAAGAAAGGAAATTGAAGCGAATTATCACTATCCGAAGGAAAGAGTGATTATCGGATAGGCAAAACACCGCATATTTTGCGGTGTTTTTTGATTACCAAAAAAAAGATGTGTGCCTCCTGTTCAGTTGGAGAACCTAACTCCGACAGGTGCAATTTACGCTCCTGCATCTTAAAATGTCTGAAAATTGGCGAGGAGGATTCGTATGAAGCGTAAAGCTGAAGTGAATGAAGCCATTAAAAATAACAATACACCTACCGAGAGCATGGACCCCAATTCATATAAGACACAATATCATGACGACCCCAATTTTAGAGGGGCAAACCGCAATTCCAAACAGGGCCAGCAGGGAGGCATGTAATTGTGAAGAAAAACCGTCATAGCAGAGACATGCAAAATCATAAAAAGCCTATGAATAAAAAGGTGCTGGAGGAAGAATTCTCAAGTGAACTCGGGGATTACAATGCCGGAAAGATCATCGAAACGCTGGAAGTCACCAAGCCTGAAAAGAAAAAAGAAAAAAACAAAAAACAACAATAAAAAAGACCTCTTAGGCGGCGTCCCGCTTAAGAGGTGCTTTTTCTATTTTAAATAAGCATTTTTGCCCGTTCCTCTGACAAATTGCAATAAGCTTGTCATCCTCAGCTCAATGAATGGCTGAGCGACTGTCTTAACAAAGTTGCTGGAGAGGACTGATGTCAGGGCTGCTGTTAAAAGCAAGAGGATCACTAAGCTTTGATAGTCAGTAAGCCAATCCTCAAGCCCGACCTGCCGTAATGTCTTAATAATAAACCCGTGAAGCAGATACACGTAAAATGTCCGGGTTCCCCATTTGGTAAAGAAATACCGTTTTTGCGGAACGAGCGCTAAAAAGCTGAAGGTTGCCCCAAAGGCGAGTACATACCAGCCGATTCGGGATAGTCCGCTTACCAGGGTAACGTCTCCAAATGAAGAATACGGTTTTGAACCAAACAGAAAAGAATAGTCAAAATCGATGCCCCAGCAGATGACGAATACTGCGGCAAGCACTCCGAGCGCAATTTGTTTGCCGCGTTTTGATCTCAATAAATCAAAATGATGTTTATTTAAATAAAAACCGACAAGGAACATCGGTAAGAATACGAATGTCCGTGACAAGCTCAGCGTGCTGCTGACAAAGTCCAGATAACCGATCAGCACGGCGATTCCGCAGCTGACAAACAGCGCCCACTGCTTTGAAAGCTTTGAAAAAGGATATAGGAGCAGGTTCCAAAAGAATAAGCTTACAAGAAACCATAACGACCATTGCGGATCAATCGGGTTCACATTTGCCATGCTTTCATCTTGCATAATGTAATAAAAGACGGAATAAATAATTTGGAAAATCAAATACGGAATAATCAGCTTGACCGCCAGCTTTTTTACATATCCCGCCCGTTTAAAGCCTTTCGCGAAATAACCGGATACAAGAATAAATGCAGGCATATGGAATGTGTAAATGAACTTGTAGAGGTAGAGCATAAAATGATTATCATTAATAAAGGAACGAAGGATATGACCGAATACAACAAGGAATATCAATAAAAATTTTGCGTTATCGAAATAACTGTCCCGCGATTTACTCATAGCATCACCTTCTCTTTCATCAGTCACTAAGAGATTATTCCCTGCTGGTACATATTTTAAAATAAAAGATGAAAAAGGAATCTAAAAAAATGCTGATTGTTAGGTCGATGTAAAGTGACGGTAAGGATCGTAGAAAATGTCTTCGTAATGTAATGACGCTGAAATTTTCTGAAATTTATAGGGCAAATGAAGGAAGTTCCCGCATTTTGTAGAAATATTGAGGGATAGGTTTTGAAGAAGGAGTGTACATGCATGGAAACTCTTGGTGTCCAGACAAACTCGGAGCTGCGAGAGGAACTGAATCGCCTCAAAGAAGAAAACGCGCGACTGAAAAAGGAATTGAATCAGCATCAAGTGATTGTCAACAATACGCTCGATGCTATTTTTATTTGTGATAACGAAATGCGGATTGTTCAGGCAAATGAAGCAACAGAAAGGATGCTTCAAGTTGACTCGGAAGATTTGAAAAAGCGTTCTGTTTTGGATTTTTTGTTT from Bacillus subtilis subsp. subtilis str. 168 encodes the following:
- the ktrD gene encoding K+-transporting ATPase (Evidence 1a: Function from experimental evidences in the studied strain; PubMedId: 12562800, 15096624, 15849754, 16850406, 23963175; Product type t : transporter), which codes for MRLKFGKLIQALSPAQLIALYYFLAVTVAVILLSLPAAHKPGADWTFIDALFTAVSSVSVTGLTVVDTADTFSTIGIFILAFVLQFGGIGIMTLGTFIWLIMGKRIGLKERKLIMVDQNQSQFSGIVNLMKQVLFLILWIEFFGGLILGTYFLTYYDSYQEAYLHGFFASISATTNGGFDITGNSMIPFRHDYFVQFITMLLIIFGAIGFPVLVEVKDFLFSKHRRYPFTLFTKITTITFGSLVLFGAIGIFALEANHAFAGKSWHDILFLSLFQSTATRSGGLATIDISQLSDSTLFFICALMFIGASPSSVGGGIRTTTFALNLLALFHFARGNKAVKVFKRELHPADLMKSLVVTMMAILLVFGATLILTITEKHSLLELLFEVCSAFGTTGLSLGITADLSSVGKCVIMIVMFIGRIGILTFLYLIGRKEIEANYHYPKERVIIG
- the ykzP gene encoding hypothetical protein (Evidence 4: Unknown function but conserved in other organisms), yielding MKRKAEVNEAIKNNNTPTESMDPNSYKTQYHDDPNFRGANRNSKQGQQGGM
- the ykzE gene encoding hypothetical protein (Evidence 4: Unknown function but conserved in other organisms; PubMedId: 17322312); the encoded protein is MKKNRHSRDMQNHKKPMNKKVLEEEFSSELGDYNAGKIIETLEVTKPEKKKEKNKKQQ
- the ykrP gene encoding putative integral membrane protein; putative acyltransferase (Evidence 3: Putative function from multiple computational evidences; PubMedId: 15849754, 16850406; Product type e: enzyme); amino-acid sequence: MSKSRDSYFDNAKFLLIFLVVFGHILRSFINDNHFMLYLYKFIYTFHMPAFILVSGYFAKGFKRAGYVKKLAVKLIIPYLIFQIIYSVFYYIMQDESMANVNPIDPQWSLWFLVSLFFWNLLLYPFSKLSKQWALFVSCGIAVLIGYLDFVSSTLSLSRTFVFLPMFLVGFYLNKHHFDLLRSKRGKQIALGVLAAVFVICWGIDFDYSFLFGSKPYSSFGDVTLVSGLSRIGWYVLAFGATFSFLALVPQKRYFFTKWGTRTFYVYLLHGFIIKTLRQVGLEDWLTDYQSLVILLLLTAALTSVLSSNFVKTVAQPFIELRMTSLLQFVRGTGKNAYLK